Proteins co-encoded in one Aspergillus luchuensis IFO 4308 DNA, chromosome 6, nearly complete sequence genomic window:
- a CDS encoding putative MFS transporter (COG:G;~EggNog:ENOG410QDJ7;~InterPro:IPR011701,IPR036259;~PFAM:PF07690;~TransMembrane:12 (i45-62o98-120i132-151o157-177i189-208o220-239i288-312o324-346i353-371o383-403i415-435o447-469i);~go_function: GO:0022857 - transmembrane transporter activity [Evidence IEA];~go_process: GO:0055085 - transmembrane transport [Evidence IEA]), with protein sequence MIQVESQTIAASATAPADKDVAWAIVSEEAGEIDPAVEKRVLRKIDAFFMPAMLIGYGFVYWDKAILGSASLFGMTTDLQLQVMDYSTSPATKDTSRLSWATSIFYFGMMAGLYPMTFVLQRFRIQHVLGPVVMLWAITCAATAGVTSWQGLFVQRFFLGFVESVIPTGFMTVVSGYYTQDEQSLRQAWWFSGTGWFTIIGSALNYAFGQIESGSLKSWQYIYIFAGVLTFLFGIWCCFMPNSPVEAWFLTHEERVVAVERLRRGQTGVRCQVIKKDQIVESFLDIKLYLIAIMMAAAYTINGAISGFGPLIVSTFGYNTLDSILFQFPVGGVCLIFIPLCGYIGMRVPNTRIPMLIACCLPVIAGCVMIWKSEWGYHPAVPVAGYAITGFFGPVVSLIITLGASNVAGATKKTVMAATVFVAYTVGNIIGPQLVNSKTVDQHYPELWEGMVICYCITIAAAVALYIVLWRENRRRDAMDLDESQRDKLAFQDLTDKQNPFFRYVL encoded by the exons ATGATTCAGGTTGAATCGCAGACAATAGCTGCGTCTGCGACTGCACCCGCGGATAAAGATGTCGCCTGGGCCATAGTCAGTGAAGAAGCGGGGGAGATTGACCCCGccgtggagaagagggtgcTGCGCAAAATTGATGCATTTTTTATGCCTGCTATGTTGATTG GTTATGGGTTTGTTTACTGGGATAAG GCCATCCTTGGAAGTGCATCACTTTTCGGCATGACAACCGATTTGCAGCTCCAAGTCATGGATTACTCCACTTCGCCTGCCACCAAGGATACCTCCCGTCTCAGCTGGgccacctccatcttctaCTTTGGTATGATGGCCGGATTGTACCCTATGACCTTTGTCCTGCAGCGATTTCGCATTCAGCATGTCCTGGGTCCGGTCGTAATGCTGTGGGCCATTACCTGTGCTGCGACGGCGGGAGTAACTTCGTGGCAGGGGCTGTTTGTGCAACGGTTTTTCCTGG GCTTCGTTGAGAGTGTCATTCCTACCGGTTTCATGACGGTTGTCAGTGGATATTACACGCAGGACGAGCAGAGTCTGCGACAGGCATGGTGGTTCTCCGGTACGGGATGGTTTACCATCATCGGAAGTGCGCTCAACTATGCGTTTGGACAGATCGAATCTGGGAGTCTCAAATCTTGGCAGTATATCTACATCTTTGCCGGCGTGCTCACCTTCCTATTTGGGATTTGGTGCTGCTTCATGCCTAACTCCCCTGTCGAGGCGTGGTTCCTGACCCATGAGGAGAGGGTCGTGGCCGTGGAGCGCCTGCGTCGGGGACAGACCGGTGTGCGCTGCCAGGTGATCAAGAAAGATCAAATTGTGGAATCATTCCTGGACATCAAATTGTATTTGATCGCTATTATGATGGCTGCAGC GTATACCATCAACGGCGCCATTTCCGGATTCGGCCCCCTGATCGTATCAACCTTTGGCTACAACACCCTCGACTCCATCCTGTTCCAGTTCCCTGTGGGTGGCGtctgcctcatcttcatccctctCTGCGGCTACATCGGCATGCGCGTCCCAAACACGCGCATCCCCATGCTCATCGCCTGCTGTCTTCCCGTCATCGCCGGCTGCGTAATGATTTGGAAGTCCGAATGGGGATACCACCCGGCAGTTCCAGTTGCCGGATACGCCATCACCGGCTTCTTCGGACCTGTGGTCAGCCTTATCATCACTCTCGGCGCCAGTAACGTCGCCGGCGCGACGAAAAAAACCGTCATGGCGGCTACCGTGTTCGTCGCCTACACTGTGGGCAACATCATCGGGCCGCAGTTAGTGAACAGCAAGACCGTCGACCAGCACTACCCCGAGCTATGGGAGGGAATGGTGATCTGCTACTGCATCACCATCGCGGCGGCGGTAGCATTGTACATTGTATTGTGGCGTGAGAACCGGCGTCGCGACGCCATGGATTTGGACGAGAGCCAGCGTGATAAGTTGGCCTTCCAGGATCTGACGGACAAGCAGAACCCGTTCTTCCGCTACGTGctgtag